One window of the Penaeus monodon isolate SGIC_2016 chromosome 1, NSTDA_Pmon_1, whole genome shotgun sequence genome contains the following:
- the LOC119574776 gene encoding glutamate receptor ionotropic, delta-2-like isoform X1, whose protein sequence is MGGRSLQEALTDPAVFRELQEHPETFRFRDEVSLEIAVEDGPYSTVVEDTTSSSGISVRGPMEHVLGILTQSLNFTYTLVRPPDRGFGVELPNGSWNGMIGLVARNQADIGLSCFMMNPGRASVVDFVDTISFMKARILAGKGSPEMNPMGFLYPLSPTLWAALFAMLLAVWAATLVLRSPARGSRWYTRAGHLLYSHFSTLLQQDVGISFVRAVDRLVVGSWMLVAMVIIWAYGCNLVSLLAARNIPQSIQNLQDLVDSDIHILLRPDTALSAYLEHRAEFGAIENRIVHIGFSDYLPTLEDIRRGTHVHITVEMVCSKLMSQDFSKSGRCDFYQSRDAFMANPMSMIVQRGSPLLQAINHRIRRVLAAGLFDYWATYTIPNVTRCSYAPSTITVMEPLTITAVSGMFTVWASGLVLSLVSFCMEILVANAISRLQAD, encoded by the exons ATGGGCGGCCGCTCACTCCAAGAGGCTCTGACAGATCCTGCTGTGTTCAGGGAGCTACAAGAACATCCCGAGACGTTCAG ATTTCGTGACGAAGTGTCCCTCGAGATCGCTGTAGAGGACGGCCCCTACTCCACCGTGGTTGAGGACACGACCTCCTCCAGCGGAATCTCCGTTCGGGGGCCCATGGAGCATGTCCTGGGCATCCTTACGCAGTCTCTCAACTTCAC GTACACGTTGGTGCGTCCTCCCGACCGCGGTTTCGGCGTCGAGCTGCCCAACGGATCCTGGAATGGCATGATCGGCCTCGTGGCAAGGAAC CAAGCGGACATCGGCTTGAGCTGCTTCATGATGAACCCCGGCAGGGCCTCCGTGGTTGACTTCGTCGACACTATATCTTTCATGAAGGCGAGGATCCTGGCCGGAAAAGGAAGCCCCGAAATGAATCCCATGGGCTTCTTGTACCCACTGAGCCCCACGCTTTGGGCGGCCCTGTTTGCCATGCTTCTGGCTGTGTGGGCGGCGACGCTTGTGCTGAGAAGTCCCGCTAGAGGTTCCAGGTGGTACACCAGGGCGGGCCATCTGCTCTACAGCCACTTCAGTACACTCCTGCAGCAAG ATGTGGGCATCAGTTTTGTCCGTGCAGTGGACCGGCTTGTTGTTGGTAGTTGGATGCTGGTTGCCATGGTGATTATTTGGGCTTATGGCTGCAACTTGGTGTCTCTTCTGGCTGCCAGAAATATTCCTCAGTCTATCCAGAATCTGCAAGATCTTGTGGACAGTGATATCCATATCTTGTTGAGGCCTGATACTGCTCTCTCCGCCTATTTG GAACACCGCGCTGAATTCGGCGCCATCGAGAACCGCATAGTTCACATCGGCTTTTCAGACTACCTGCCCACGCTCGAGGACATTCGTCGGGGCACCCACGTGCACATCACGGTGGAGATGGTGTGCAGTAAGCTGATGTCTCAAGACTTCTCGAAGTCTG GCCGTTGTGACTTTTACCAGAGTCGAGACGCCTTCATGGCCAATCCTATGAGCATGATTGTACAGCGCGGGAGTCCACTTTTGCAAGCCATCAACCACAG AATTCGCAGAGTGTTGGCTGCCGGCCTCTTCGACTACTGGGCAACCTACACCATCCCCAATGTCACGAGGTGTAGCTACGCCCCGTCTACCATCACAGTGATGGAACCTCTCACTATCACCGCTGTGTCG GGGATGTTCACCGTCTGGGCTAGCGGACTGGTCCTTTCGCTCGTCTCCTTCTGCATGGAAATCCTCGTGGCTAACGCCATTTCACGTCTACAGGCGGACTAA
- the LOC119574776 gene encoding glutamate receptor ionotropic, delta-2-like isoform X2: MGGRSLQEALTDPAVFRELQEHPETFRFRDEVSLEIAVEDGPYSTVVEDTTSSSGISVRGPMEHVLGILTQSLNFTYTLVRPPDRGFGVELPNGSWNGMIGLVARNQADIGLSCFMMNPGRASVVDFVDTISFMKARILAGKGSPEMNPMGFLYPLSPTLWAALFAMLLAVWAATLVLRSPARGSRWYTRAGHLLYSHFSTLLQQDVGISFVRAVDRLVVGSWMLVAMVIIWAYGCNLVSLLAARNIPQSIQNLQDLVDSDIHILLRPDTALSAYLEHRAEFGAIENRIVHIGFSDYLPTLEDIRRGTHVHITVEMVCSKLMSQDFSKSGRCDFYQSRDAFMANPMSMIVQRGSPLLQAINHRVLAAGLFDYWATYTIPNVTRCSYAPSTITVMEPLTITAVSGMFTVWASGLVLSLVSFCMEILVANAISRLQAD; this comes from the exons ATGGGCGGCCGCTCACTCCAAGAGGCTCTGACAGATCCTGCTGTGTTCAGGGAGCTACAAGAACATCCCGAGACGTTCAG ATTTCGTGACGAAGTGTCCCTCGAGATCGCTGTAGAGGACGGCCCCTACTCCACCGTGGTTGAGGACACGACCTCCTCCAGCGGAATCTCCGTTCGGGGGCCCATGGAGCATGTCCTGGGCATCCTTACGCAGTCTCTCAACTTCAC GTACACGTTGGTGCGTCCTCCCGACCGCGGTTTCGGCGTCGAGCTGCCCAACGGATCCTGGAATGGCATGATCGGCCTCGTGGCAAGGAAC CAAGCGGACATCGGCTTGAGCTGCTTCATGATGAACCCCGGCAGGGCCTCCGTGGTTGACTTCGTCGACACTATATCTTTCATGAAGGCGAGGATCCTGGCCGGAAAAGGAAGCCCCGAAATGAATCCCATGGGCTTCTTGTACCCACTGAGCCCCACGCTTTGGGCGGCCCTGTTTGCCATGCTTCTGGCTGTGTGGGCGGCGACGCTTGTGCTGAGAAGTCCCGCTAGAGGTTCCAGGTGGTACACCAGGGCGGGCCATCTGCTCTACAGCCACTTCAGTACACTCCTGCAGCAAG ATGTGGGCATCAGTTTTGTCCGTGCAGTGGACCGGCTTGTTGTTGGTAGTTGGATGCTGGTTGCCATGGTGATTATTTGGGCTTATGGCTGCAACTTGGTGTCTCTTCTGGCTGCCAGAAATATTCCTCAGTCTATCCAGAATCTGCAAGATCTTGTGGACAGTGATATCCATATCTTGTTGAGGCCTGATACTGCTCTCTCCGCCTATTTG GAACACCGCGCTGAATTCGGCGCCATCGAGAACCGCATAGTTCACATCGGCTTTTCAGACTACCTGCCCACGCTCGAGGACATTCGTCGGGGCACCCACGTGCACATCACGGTGGAGATGGTGTGCAGTAAGCTGATGTCTCAAGACTTCTCGAAGTCTG GCCGTTGTGACTTTTACCAGAGTCGAGACGCCTTCATGGCCAATCCTATGAGCATGATTGTACAGCGCGGGAGTCCACTTTTGCAAGCCATCAACCACAG AGTGTTGGCTGCCGGCCTCTTCGACTACTGGGCAACCTACACCATCCCCAATGTCACGAGGTGTAGCTACGCCCCGTCTACCATCACAGTGATGGAACCTCTCACTATCACCGCTGTGTCG GGGATGTTCACCGTCTGGGCTAGCGGACTGGTCCTTTCGCTCGTCTCCTTCTGCATGGAAATCCTCGTGGCTAACGCCATTTCACGTCTACAGGCGGACTAA
- the LOC119574776 gene encoding glutamate receptor ionotropic, delta-1-like isoform X4, whose product MGGRSLQEALTDPAVFRELQEHPETFRFRDEVSLEIAVEDGPYSTVVEDTTSSSGISVRGPMEHVLGILTQSLNFTYTLVRPPDRGFGVELPNGSWNGMIGLVARNQADIGLSCFMMNPGRASVVDFVDTISFMKARILAGKGSPEMNPMGFLYPLSPTLWAALFAMLLAVWAATLVLRSPARGSRWYTRAGHLLYSHFSTLLQQDVGISFVRAVDRLVVGSWMLVAMVIIWAYGCNLVSLLAARNIPQSIQNLQDLVDSDIHILLRPDTALSAYLEHRAEFGAIENRIVHIGFSDYLPTLEDIRRGTHVHITVEMVCSKLMSQDFSKSGRCDFYQSRDAFMANPMSMIVQRGSPLLQAINHRIRRVLAAGLFDYWATYTIPNVTRCSYAPSTITVMEPLTITAVS is encoded by the exons ATGGGCGGCCGCTCACTCCAAGAGGCTCTGACAGATCCTGCTGTGTTCAGGGAGCTACAAGAACATCCCGAGACGTTCAG ATTTCGTGACGAAGTGTCCCTCGAGATCGCTGTAGAGGACGGCCCCTACTCCACCGTGGTTGAGGACACGACCTCCTCCAGCGGAATCTCCGTTCGGGGGCCCATGGAGCATGTCCTGGGCATCCTTACGCAGTCTCTCAACTTCAC GTACACGTTGGTGCGTCCTCCCGACCGCGGTTTCGGCGTCGAGCTGCCCAACGGATCCTGGAATGGCATGATCGGCCTCGTGGCAAGGAAC CAAGCGGACATCGGCTTGAGCTGCTTCATGATGAACCCCGGCAGGGCCTCCGTGGTTGACTTCGTCGACACTATATCTTTCATGAAGGCGAGGATCCTGGCCGGAAAAGGAAGCCCCGAAATGAATCCCATGGGCTTCTTGTACCCACTGAGCCCCACGCTTTGGGCGGCCCTGTTTGCCATGCTTCTGGCTGTGTGGGCGGCGACGCTTGTGCTGAGAAGTCCCGCTAGAGGTTCCAGGTGGTACACCAGGGCGGGCCATCTGCTCTACAGCCACTTCAGTACACTCCTGCAGCAAG ATGTGGGCATCAGTTTTGTCCGTGCAGTGGACCGGCTTGTTGTTGGTAGTTGGATGCTGGTTGCCATGGTGATTATTTGGGCTTATGGCTGCAACTTGGTGTCTCTTCTGGCTGCCAGAAATATTCCTCAGTCTATCCAGAATCTGCAAGATCTTGTGGACAGTGATATCCATATCTTGTTGAGGCCTGATACTGCTCTCTCCGCCTATTTG GAACACCGCGCTGAATTCGGCGCCATCGAGAACCGCATAGTTCACATCGGCTTTTCAGACTACCTGCCCACGCTCGAGGACATTCGTCGGGGCACCCACGTGCACATCACGGTGGAGATGGTGTGCAGTAAGCTGATGTCTCAAGACTTCTCGAAGTCTG GCCGTTGTGACTTTTACCAGAGTCGAGACGCCTTCATGGCCAATCCTATGAGCATGATTGTACAGCGCGGGAGTCCACTTTTGCAAGCCATCAACCACAG AATTCGCAGAGTGTTGGCTGCCGGCCTCTTCGACTACTGGGCAACCTACACCATCCCCAATGTCACGAGGTGTAGCTACGCCCCGTCTACCATCACAGTGATGGAACCTCTCACTATCACCGCTGTGTCG TAG
- the LOC119574776 gene encoding glutamate receptor ionotropic, delta-1-like isoform X3 produces the protein MGGRSLQEALTDPAVFRELQEHPETFRFRDEVSLEIAVEDGPYSTVVEDTTSSSGISVRGPMEHVLGILTQSLNFTYTLVRPPDRGFGVELPNGSWNGMIGLVARNQADIGLSCFMMNPGRASVVDFVDTISFMKARILAGKGSPEMNPMGFLYPLSPTLWAALFAMLLAVWAATLVLRSPARGSRWYTRAGHLLYSHFSTLLQQDVGISFVRAVDRLVVGSWMLVAMVIIWAYGCNLVSLLAARNIPQSIQNLQDLVDSDIHILLRPDTALSAYLEHRAEFGAIENRIVHIGFSDYLPTLEDIRRGTHVHITVEMVCSKLMSQDFSKSGRCDFYQSRDAFMANPMSMIVQRGSPLLQAINHRIRRVLAAGLFDYWATYTIPNVTRCSYAPSTITVMEPLTITAVSQWG, from the exons ATGGGCGGCCGCTCACTCCAAGAGGCTCTGACAGATCCTGCTGTGTTCAGGGAGCTACAAGAACATCCCGAGACGTTCAG ATTTCGTGACGAAGTGTCCCTCGAGATCGCTGTAGAGGACGGCCCCTACTCCACCGTGGTTGAGGACACGACCTCCTCCAGCGGAATCTCCGTTCGGGGGCCCATGGAGCATGTCCTGGGCATCCTTACGCAGTCTCTCAACTTCAC GTACACGTTGGTGCGTCCTCCCGACCGCGGTTTCGGCGTCGAGCTGCCCAACGGATCCTGGAATGGCATGATCGGCCTCGTGGCAAGGAAC CAAGCGGACATCGGCTTGAGCTGCTTCATGATGAACCCCGGCAGGGCCTCCGTGGTTGACTTCGTCGACACTATATCTTTCATGAAGGCGAGGATCCTGGCCGGAAAAGGAAGCCCCGAAATGAATCCCATGGGCTTCTTGTACCCACTGAGCCCCACGCTTTGGGCGGCCCTGTTTGCCATGCTTCTGGCTGTGTGGGCGGCGACGCTTGTGCTGAGAAGTCCCGCTAGAGGTTCCAGGTGGTACACCAGGGCGGGCCATCTGCTCTACAGCCACTTCAGTACACTCCTGCAGCAAG ATGTGGGCATCAGTTTTGTCCGTGCAGTGGACCGGCTTGTTGTTGGTAGTTGGATGCTGGTTGCCATGGTGATTATTTGGGCTTATGGCTGCAACTTGGTGTCTCTTCTGGCTGCCAGAAATATTCCTCAGTCTATCCAGAATCTGCAAGATCTTGTGGACAGTGATATCCATATCTTGTTGAGGCCTGATACTGCTCTCTCCGCCTATTTG GAACACCGCGCTGAATTCGGCGCCATCGAGAACCGCATAGTTCACATCGGCTTTTCAGACTACCTGCCCACGCTCGAGGACATTCGTCGGGGCACCCACGTGCACATCACGGTGGAGATGGTGTGCAGTAAGCTGATGTCTCAAGACTTCTCGAAGTCTG GCCGTTGTGACTTTTACCAGAGTCGAGACGCCTTCATGGCCAATCCTATGAGCATGATTGTACAGCGCGGGAGTCCACTTTTGCAAGCCATCAACCACAG AATTCGCAGAGTGTTGGCTGCCGGCCTCTTCGACTACTGGGCAACCTACACCATCCCCAATGTCACGAGGTGTAGCTACGCCCCGTCTACCATCACAGTGATGGAACCTCTCACTATCACCGCTGTGTCG CAATGGGGGTGA
- the LOC119574776 gene encoding glutamate receptor ionotropic, delta-1-like isoform X5: protein MGGRSLQEALTDPAVFRELQEHPETFRFRDEVSLEIAVEDGPYSTVVEDTTSSSGISVRGPMEHVLGILTQSLNFTYTLVRPPDRGFGVELPNGSWNGMIGLVARNQADIGLSCFMMNPGRASVVDFVDTISFMKARILAGKGSPEMNPMGFLYPLSPTLWAALFAMLLAVWAATLVLRSPARGSRWYTRAGHLLYSHFSTLLQQDVGISFVRAVDRLVVGSWMLVAMVIIWAYGCNLVSLLAARNIPQSIQNLQDLVDSDIHILLRPDTALSAYLEHRAEFGAIENRIVHIGFSDYLPTLEDIRRGTHVHITVEMVCSKLMSQDFSKSGRCDFYQSRDAFMANPMSMIVQRGSPLLQAINHRVLAAGLFDYWATYTIPNVTRCSYAPSTITVMEPLTITAVSQWG from the exons ATGGGCGGCCGCTCACTCCAAGAGGCTCTGACAGATCCTGCTGTGTTCAGGGAGCTACAAGAACATCCCGAGACGTTCAG ATTTCGTGACGAAGTGTCCCTCGAGATCGCTGTAGAGGACGGCCCCTACTCCACCGTGGTTGAGGACACGACCTCCTCCAGCGGAATCTCCGTTCGGGGGCCCATGGAGCATGTCCTGGGCATCCTTACGCAGTCTCTCAACTTCAC GTACACGTTGGTGCGTCCTCCCGACCGCGGTTTCGGCGTCGAGCTGCCCAACGGATCCTGGAATGGCATGATCGGCCTCGTGGCAAGGAAC CAAGCGGACATCGGCTTGAGCTGCTTCATGATGAACCCCGGCAGGGCCTCCGTGGTTGACTTCGTCGACACTATATCTTTCATGAAGGCGAGGATCCTGGCCGGAAAAGGAAGCCCCGAAATGAATCCCATGGGCTTCTTGTACCCACTGAGCCCCACGCTTTGGGCGGCCCTGTTTGCCATGCTTCTGGCTGTGTGGGCGGCGACGCTTGTGCTGAGAAGTCCCGCTAGAGGTTCCAGGTGGTACACCAGGGCGGGCCATCTGCTCTACAGCCACTTCAGTACACTCCTGCAGCAAG ATGTGGGCATCAGTTTTGTCCGTGCAGTGGACCGGCTTGTTGTTGGTAGTTGGATGCTGGTTGCCATGGTGATTATTTGGGCTTATGGCTGCAACTTGGTGTCTCTTCTGGCTGCCAGAAATATTCCTCAGTCTATCCAGAATCTGCAAGATCTTGTGGACAGTGATATCCATATCTTGTTGAGGCCTGATACTGCTCTCTCCGCCTATTTG GAACACCGCGCTGAATTCGGCGCCATCGAGAACCGCATAGTTCACATCGGCTTTTCAGACTACCTGCCCACGCTCGAGGACATTCGTCGGGGCACCCACGTGCACATCACGGTGGAGATGGTGTGCAGTAAGCTGATGTCTCAAGACTTCTCGAAGTCTG GCCGTTGTGACTTTTACCAGAGTCGAGACGCCTTCATGGCCAATCCTATGAGCATGATTGTACAGCGCGGGAGTCCACTTTTGCAAGCCATCAACCACAG AGTGTTGGCTGCCGGCCTCTTCGACTACTGGGCAACCTACACCATCCCCAATGTCACGAGGTGTAGCTACGCCCCGTCTACCATCACAGTGATGGAACCTCTCACTATCACCGCTGTGTCG CAATGGGGGTGA
- the LOC119575640 gene encoding probable glutamate receptor translates to MVSLSLRESLRNPKTLRELLSSPRTFKFPDDVLLRVGGETSAYASVVKDPDALNGFALDGPLSHIVEVLARTMNFSYSVSQSPDRSFGAKLPNGSWTGLVGLVAREEVDIGLGPLTMSESRAEAVDFSDRVTNLQLRVLAGKRSPELNPWGFLHPLGPLVWLGLLAALACVSAASLALGERRRKLSQRGYERAFELLHMHLGILLRQDLPNWFSRGPEKMVVGSWMLVAMVVTMGYSSTLVSLLAARNIPQPINSLRDLVDSDSIVVMKPKTAFTDFFENAPSGVYKEVGDLRHVGRVEYAVHQEHARILDTLVRGGVYTFIEADYNSFKLMADDFRRKGRCDFYQSRDTFLASPMSVVVPRGSPLLAAINHRIRALHAAGLVNYWMERDIADIRFCRKAPSTITVMEPLSLRVCWGMFAVWAGGLVTSLCVFVLEIAGARSFSCQLLRAKISRQKG, encoded by the exons ATGGTGAGCCTCAGCCTCCGCGAGTCTCTGCGCAACCCAAAGACTCTTCGGGAACTTCTCTCCAGCCCTCGGACATTCAA ATTccccgatgacgtccttctcagaGTCGGCGGAGAGACCTCTGCGTATGCGAGTGTGGTGAAGGACCCTGACGCCCTGAATGGCTTCGCTCTAGACGGCCCCCTCAGCCACATCGTCGAGGTCCTCGCTCGCACCATGAATTtttc ATACAGCGTGTCGCAGTCGCCCGACCGTAGCTTCGGGGCCAAGCTTCCCAATGGGTCGTGGACAGGACTGGTTGGGCTGGTGGCGAGAGAG GAAGTGGACATCGGTCTAGGGCCTCTCACGATGTCAGAGAGCAGAGCAGAAGCTGTTGACTTCTCCGACAGGGTAACCAATCTGCAGCTGAGGGTTCTGGCCGGGAAGAGAAGTCCAGAACTCAATCCGTGGGGTTTCCTGCACCCCCTTGGCCCTCTAGTGTGGCTGGGACTGCTGGCGGCGCTGGCGTGTGTGTCGGCGGCGTCTCTGGCGCTGGGCGAACGCCGTCGGAAGCTCAGCCAACGAGGGTACGAGAGAGCCTTCGAGTTGTTGCACATGCATCTAGGCATTCTTCTTCGCCAAG ACTTACCAAACTGGTTTTCTCGTGGACCTGAGAAGATGGTGGTGGGAAGCTGGATGTTGGTTGCCATGGTTGTGACGATGGGATATTCTAGTACTCTGGTGTCCCTCCTGGCTGCCAGAAATATTCCTCAGCCTATAAACTCTTTAAGGGATCTTGTAGATTCAGATAGTATAGTTGTAATGAAACCAAAGACTGCTTTCACGGATTTTTTTGAA AATGCGCCAAGTGGAGTGTATAAGGAAGTGGGCGACCTGCGGCACGTTGGGCGGGTGGAGTACGCAGTCCACCAAGAACACGCCCGCATTCTTGATACACTGGTGCGCGGGGGCGTCTACACGTTCATCGAAGCAGATTACAACAGCTTTAAACTTATGGCTGATGATTTTAGGAGGAAAG GACGCTGTGACTTCTACCAGAGTCGCGACACCTTCCTTGCCAGTCCCATGAGCGTCGTCGTGCCCCGTGGGAGCCCCCTCCTCGCTGCAATAAATCACAG GATCCGCGCGCTGCACGCCGCCGGCCTCGTCAATTACTGGATGGAGAGAGACATCGCCGACATCAGGTTCTGCCGCAAGGCCCCCTCGACGATCACGGTCATGGAGCCTCTCTCCCTCCGGGTCTGCTGG GGCATGTTTGCGGTGTGGGCGGGCGGGCTGGTGACGTCCCTCTGCGTCTTCGTTTTGGAAATCGCCGGAGCCAGGAGTTTCTCATGTCAA CTTCTTAGAGCTAAGATCTCACGGCAGAAAGGATAA